The following coding sequences lie in one Pontibacter sp. G13 genomic window:
- a CDS encoding TonB-dependent receptor domain-containing protein, producing the protein MNRLFTGLFSLLLLSAFVQMGFAQGGSTGTITGSVIDGGSGEPMVGATVLAVDGTPKGGANTDLEGKFNIKVPAGTYTLVIKYISYLDDSVKNVIVEPGKVKVVDQRVLQEEMSANQDLAVNITATQSRSSDVATYTKRLNSVQSVDAVSADLAARVGANNVGNLMKAVPGVTVEGGKYVYVRGLGDRYSKSILNGASLPGLDPNRNTIQLDIIPSNMVDNVTVIKTFTPDLPGDFTGGLVNIITKDHPDKFTVKASASMGYNTVSSLQDGLISGGRGGADWLGSDDGTRALPDLLADPNFELPITTSPTDPDIADRVNRGIKESFTRQPGLGTINSFMDQSYQFYIGNQHRFKETQSFSYSAGISYRNEYNAYFNGAENRYTVSGPTDETLGPDSELKSESASQDVLWGGIVNLGWKSTNHKVSAMYMHNQSGSNYAQSLEGPAQNLNVGNTYFTTVAGYTERKLDVFQVRGEHKISRLKVDWLGSYSIGSQYEPDLRFLAWERFDVPNIEDSVTYEFNESNYVPAARFYRNMSDQSYNGKVDLTYDFKLNGRDGLIKAGGVYDHRTREFSETRYNYENMQSLQGRLDPADQFKGDPEQFFIQDNYGVIDTTLVFDGINPDGTIKYVENFQYGMYLTDRTQLSNIYNGEQTVWATYLMTELPLTSRLKFVGGARFEKTLSEVMSMNPNDDTSKLDLNDVLPAAHFIFKPVSSMNIRAGYSRTLARPTFREFAPFSSFNFVGDYVETGNPDLTRTLIDNLDLRWEWMYQPGEILSASVFYKGFTNPIERVILTEAQNPEFQFRNVAEANSYGIELEFRKRLNFLGDAFYPFMISGNVSIIQSEVRLDPQELEAKRANFPDLPETRPMFGQSPYAANAEFLYDNDELGLQASLSWNTFGERIVFVGSANSPDVYEQPRNVMNFSVSKTIGEIFKVRFRANNLLNPETKYTQSYLGQEYIFSSRGVSGQSFSLGLSASF; encoded by the coding sequence ATGAACCGATTATTTACCGGACTCTTTTCCTTGCTGTTGCTGTCTGCCTTCGTTCAGATGGGCTTTGCTCAAGGAGGATCCACTGGAACTATCACCGGATCTGTCATCGATGGAGGATCAGGTGAGCCTATGGTCGGCGCCACTGTTTTGGCTGTCGATGGTACCCCAAAAGGTGGTGCCAATACTGACCTCGAAGGAAAATTCAACATCAAGGTACCTGCTGGAACTTACACCTTGGTGATCAAATATATCTCCTACCTAGACGACTCTGTTAAAAATGTCATCGTTGAGCCCGGCAAAGTAAAAGTCGTAGATCAGCGTGTACTTCAAGAAGAAATGTCTGCCAACCAAGATTTGGCGGTCAATATCACAGCTACCCAAAGCCGTTCTTCTGACGTAGCGACTTACACCAAGCGTCTGAACTCTGTACAGTCTGTCGATGCGGTTTCCGCTGACTTGGCTGCGCGTGTAGGTGCCAACAACGTAGGGAACTTGATGAAGGCCGTTCCCGGTGTGACCGTGGAAGGTGGTAAATATGTATATGTTCGTGGTCTTGGTGACCGCTACTCCAAATCTATCCTGAATGGAGCGAGCTTGCCAGGTCTCGACCCCAACCGTAACACCATCCAGTTGGACATCATTCCTTCCAACATGGTAGACAATGTAACGGTCATCAAAACTTTCACCCCTGACCTTCCAGGCGACTTTACCGGTGGGTTGGTGAATATCATCACCAAAGATCACCCCGATAAATTCACCGTGAAGGCTTCTGCTTCCATGGGGTACAATACTGTTTCTTCCCTGCAAGATGGATTGATCAGCGGCGGCCGTGGTGGCGCTGACTGGTTGGGTTCCGACGATGGTACTCGCGCATTGCCAGATTTGTTGGCTGATCCAAACTTCGAATTGCCGATTACAACCAGCCCGACCGATCCGGATATTGCTGACCGTGTCAATCGTGGTATCAAGGAGAGCTTCACTCGTCAGCCAGGTTTGGGTACCATCAACTCATTCATGGATCAGAGCTACCAGTTCTACATCGGTAACCAACACCGCTTCAAGGAGACTCAGTCATTCTCCTACTCCGCTGGTATCTCCTACCGCAACGAATACAACGCTTACTTCAATGGAGCAGAGAACCGCTACACCGTGTCTGGACCGACTGACGAAACATTGGGTCCTGATAGCGAATTGAAGTCCGAGTCTGCTTCTCAAGATGTATTGTGGGGAGGAATCGTGAACTTGGGTTGGAAATCCACCAACCACAAAGTAAGCGCAATGTACATGCACAACCAGAGCGGTAGCAACTATGCACAATCTCTGGAAGGCCCGGCTCAGAACCTGAACGTAGGAAACACCTACTTCACGACTGTTGCAGGATACACCGAGCGTAAATTGGACGTCTTCCAAGTACGTGGTGAGCACAAGATTTCTCGCCTGAAAGTAGACTGGTTGGGATCTTACTCCATCGGTAGCCAATATGAGCCAGATCTCCGCTTCTTGGCATGGGAACGTTTCGATGTGCCGAACATCGAGGACAGCGTAACCTACGAATTCAATGAGTCCAACTACGTTCCTGCTGCGCGCTTCTACCGGAACATGTCTGACCAGAGCTACAATGGCAAGGTCGATTTGACTTACGACTTCAAGTTGAATGGTCGCGATGGTCTGATCAAGGCTGGAGGTGTATATGACCACCGTACCCGTGAGTTCTCTGAGACTCGTTACAACTACGAGAACATGCAGAGCTTGCAGGGACGTCTTGATCCTGCCGATCAGTTCAAGGGTGATCCAGAGCAGTTCTTTATCCAAGACAATTATGGGGTGATCGATACCACCTTGGTATTTGACGGAATCAATCCTGACGGAACGATCAAGTACGTAGAAAACTTCCAGTACGGCATGTACTTGACAGACCGCACGCAGTTGAGCAACATCTACAATGGTGAGCAGACTGTATGGGCTACTTACTTGATGACCGAGCTTCCATTGACAAGCCGCTTGAAGTTTGTAGGGGGTGCGCGCTTCGAAAAGACCCTTTCCGAAGTTATGTCCATGAACCCGAATGATGATACCTCCAAACTGGATCTGAATGATGTGTTGCCTGCGGCTCACTTCATCTTCAAGCCTGTTTCCTCCATGAATATCCGTGCAGGATACTCTCGTACCTTGGCACGTCCGACCTTCCGTGAGTTTGCGCCTTTCTCCTCCTTCAACTTCGTTGGAGACTACGTAGAGACTGGTAACCCAGACTTGACGCGTACCTTGATCGACAACCTCGATCTTCGTTGGGAGTGGATGTATCAGCCAGGTGAGATCTTGTCTGCCTCTGTATTCTACAAAGGATTCACCAACCCGATCGAACGAGTGATCTTGACTGAAGCTCAAAACCCAGAATTCCAGTTCCGTAATGTCGCTGAAGCGAATTCTTACGGTATCGAACTTGAATTCCGCAAGCGTTTGAACTTCTTGGGAGATGCTTTCTACCCATTCATGATCTCCGGTAACGTATCCATCATTCAGTCTGAAGTACGATTGGATCCTCAAGAGTTGGAAGCCAAGCGTGCGAACTTCCCAGATCTTCCTGAAACTCGTCCGATGTTTGGTCAGTCTCCATATGCTGCCAACGCCGAGTTCTTGTACGACAATGACGAGTTGGGATTGCAAGCTTCCTTGAGCTGGAACACCTTTGGAGAGCGTATCGTGTTCGTTGGATCTGCCAACTCTCCTGACGTGTATGAGCAGCCTCGTAACGTGATGAACTTCT